The genomic stretch TGATTACCAGCTACCGGATCAGTCATACCGAGGACGTTGCCGTCGCAGATCAGGAGCACTTCGTGCCTGCCATGCCGGAAGCGTCGCCGGTGCTTGCTGAAATCGATCCGCGGAACAGCGAGTTCCACGAGTCTCCCGAAGTCGAGGAGATGCACGAAGAGCAGCGTCAGGCGAGCTGACGCTGCTTTCGGTTTTCCCCGATTTTGTTTTTACTTCCGTATCTGTTTTTATCACAATGGTTAGCATACTATTGGTGACTTTCCGATAATGTGATTAATTGGCCGAAGGCGTGGCAGCGCCCGGCCCGGGCCAAGCCCTCTTTTGATATGGAGTGACGACAAATGAGAGACCAGTTTCCTTTTGCGGTAGCGCGGGTTACCCGGCGCTGGAGAAAAATGCTGGACGAGCGCCTGAAGGATCTGGGCGTCACCCAGGCGCGCTGGAGCACGATGGTGTACCTGGAAAAAGGCGGTGAGGGCCTCACACAGCGTGAGCTGGCAAGCCTGATGGCGATCGAGAATCCGACTCTGGTGCGACTGCTGGACAGTCTCGAGCAACAGAATTTGATTGAGCGCCGGCCCTGCCCGAACGATCGCCGTGCGCGGCGGCTGCATCTGACCAACGCCGGGCGGGCGTTTATGGATGACCTTTCCGAGCGAGCCGAGGTGCTGCGCGAGGAAATGCTGGAAGGCATCAGCGACAAAGAGATCGAGTGCACCGTGAAGGTCTTCCACAAGATCCTGGAAAACGCCGAAAAGCAGAAATAACCCTTGGCTGATAACTCAGTTGAGGGCCTGAAAGCCCGCTACGGGGATCGCTGGCGCTGGCTGGCAGTGGCCACGGT from Marinobacter adhaerens HP15 encodes the following:
- a CDS encoding MarR family transcriptional regulator, translating into MRDQFPFAVARVTRRWRKMLDERLKDLGVTQARWSTMVYLEKGGEGLTQRELASLMAIENPTLVRLLDSLEQQNLIERRPCPNDRRARRLHLTNAGRAFMDDLSERAEVLREEMLEGISDKEIECTVKVFHKILENAEKQK